Genomic DNA from bacterium:
GGCACGGTGCAGCCGGTGATGGTGTTGGCGCGGATCAGCCAGTTGGCGGAGGCCGCCGGGTACACCTCGAAGACATCGCCCGGCTTCATGGCGCGAGGCTCGCGCAGCGTAAAGCGGCAGGTCTCGGCGTCGCAGCCCTCCAGGACCGACTGGCCCACCACCTTGGCGCCCTCCAGCCAGACGACGTGCCAGCCCTTGTAGTCGTGTCCCGGCGGGCGGCCGGCGGGGACGCCGCTGTAAGCGGTGGTCAGGAAGGTCCGGTCATCCACGACCTGGTCCACGCGCGACTGCGCACGCGTCGTGACGAGGCCCTGGCCGCAGTTGCGGATGAGGTTGTCGTGGACGATCAGGTTCACCGCCGGCTCCAGCAGGCGTAGGCCCGTGACCTTCGGGTCTGCCGCCCCGCGCACGTAGACCTGGTTGTTGCACACGGTCGTGTCATTGGTGCTGACGCCGATGCCGTAGCGCGCGACGGGCGTCTCCTCGGTGCAGGTCAGGTCAATGATGTTGCCGCTGATGATGGTGTTGGTGGAAGGGTAGTGGGTCAGGTCGGCGCGGCCGTTGGACTCGATGGCGGGGGAGTTGAAGTTGATGAAGAGGTTGTTGCGGATGATGACCTGGGTGGAGCCGTGGGAAGTGACGACCATCGGGCCGCCGCGCTTGCCGGCGTAGCGGTTGCCGGCCTCGAAGACGTTGTCGGCAACGATGTGCTGCCCGGCGCCGAGGGTGGCGAACGAGGCGTCGCGGTTGGCCGTGCCCAGATTGCCCATGGCGATGGTGCCGGCGTTGCGCACGTAGTTGCCGATGAAGTGCATGAAGCGTGAGGCGCCCTCCCACGAGCAGCCGCCGACATCCACGATGCGGCAGTACAGGACGCTGGTGTTCTCGGGGCCCAGGTTCCAGTCGTTGAAGCCGTTGCGCGCGCAGTCCACGGCCGAGCAGCGCAGGTAGGTCGTCTGCTTGGTGCTGGTGCGCGGCGGCGGGGCGATACGGCTGGCCCCGCCGGAGACGAAGGCCTCCTGGCTCATGCGGCGGGCGTGGCAGTTCTCGACCAGCACGCGCTCGGTGCCGGAGATGGCGACCGCCCCCGAGGTCTTCAGGTAGAACCCCCAGAGCCCGCGCCCACCGAGGGTGTTCATGTAGCCGGCCTGATCGGCGTGCTCGAGGCCCATGTGGCCGAGGAGGGTCAGGTTGCGCAGCGTGGCCTCGCTCCCGCCGGACAGCGACACGCAGGTCCCGTTGCCCTCGCTGATGTCAAACACGACATCCTCGGGGCTGGCGCCCTGGACGGTCAGGCCGGAGGGGTTGCGCAGGACGACACCCCGGGCCAGGCAGTAGCGTCCCCTGGGGATGAACAGGTTGCGCTTCTGCTTGATGGCCTCATCCAGGGCCGCCTGCAGGGCAGCATCATCGCTATGGCGCACCACGGCGTCGGCGGCGCTGCGGTTGGCGGCGTCCTTGAGGGTCAGGACATTGCCCTCGATCTTCTCGATGCGACTGAGGAGTTGGTCGCGAGCGCTGAAGACCACCGTGTAGCCATCCTGCCACTCGAAGGGGTGGAAGCGGATCTCGGTGCCGCCGCTGAGGGCGTGCCACTGGTCATCCACCACGCCCCCGTCGTGCCACGTGCGGCAGAAGTCGTCGGTCCAGCGCCACTTGGCCGGGCTGCTCTGGACGACGTCCACGATGTAGACGAACCAGCTCCCGGCCGCGCCGTCGTAGCCACGGAACTCCATCTCGCCTTTGAGCGGGCGTTGCTTCTCATACGTCGCGCGCGGTCCCCACAGCCCGGCGCGCCCATACTGGACGTTGCAGCGGGAGACCATGACGCCCTGCCCGACCTTGAAGTCGCCGATGTCCTTGACCGTGACCTGGCTCGAGCCGGCCGTCGTGGTGGCCCCGGTCGTGAACTCCGAGCCGGAGGCGTTGAAGTCAGCGGCGTTGAGCCACCCGGCGGGCGGCTGGGCCAGGGCGAGGGCGCACAGACTGCTCAGCACGAGGAGGAGGGGAGCCAGGTATCGCATGGCAGAGGCAATTCAGTATGCTCCGCCCGCCGACCTCCCTGCAGGTGGCGCCCGGTCGGGGCGCGAAGCTACGCCGTGCCCATGATCGAACCGTCCTGTCGCCAACTGGTCCGTCGCGCCTGGGAGATCGGCACCGCCATCCCCAGCTTCAACATCCCGCACCTGCCGATGATGGCGCCGGTCGTGCGCGCCCTGCGTGAAACCGACACGATGGGCCTCGTCGCCGTCGCGCGGGTGGAGTGGAAGCGCTTCGCGGCCGGCAGCCCCGGGGCGATATATGAGGAGTACGAGCGGGTCAAGGACGAGCGCTTCACCCGGCTGCACCTGGACCATATCCCGGTGATTGACGAGGACGATGAGCAGGTGGACTACCTGCCGCTGCTGGCCGACGCGCTGGAGCTGGGGTATGACTCGGTGATGGTGGACGGGTCGCGGCTGCCGCTGGAGGGCAACATCGCGGCCACGCGGGCAGTGGTGGAACTGGCGTGGCAGAGCGGGGCGGCGGTCGAGGCCGAGCTGGGGGCCGTGTTTGGCCATGAAGCCGGGCCGCCCCCGCCCTACGAGGAGCTGTACGCGAGCGGGCGCGGCTTCACCGCTGTCGAGGAGGCCCGGCGCTTCGTGGCAGAGACGGAAGTGGACTGGCTGTCGGTCGCCATCGGGAACATCCACGGGGCGGTCAGCGGGGCCGCCAAGAGCGAGAAGAAGGTCCAGGCGCGACTGAACCTGGAACACCTCGCGCGCCTGCGCGAGGCCGCCGGGGTGCCGCTGGTGTTGCACGGCGGCAGCGGCATCCAGCGAGAGTGCGTCCTGGCAGGCATTGAGGCGGGGATCGCGAAGATCAACATCGGCACGAACATCCGCCAGCCGTACGAGGCGGCGCTGCCCCAGTCGGTGGAGGCGGCGCAGCAGGCGGTGTACGAGACGGTCGTGGCGCTGGTGACGGAGGAGCTACGGGTGGCGGGGTCGGCGACGCACCTGGAGGTCCATGGTGAACGGTCCTAGCGTGCTGGTGTTGCCGTTGGTGGTGCTGCTCGTGCTCGCCACGTTGTCAGCGCGGGCAGCGGAGGAGACGCTGCTGGAGGCCTCGTGCCGGCTGGACCTCGGAGCGGACATCGGGCAGAACTTCGGGTCGCTCTTCGAGGTCCGGGACGCGCAGGGGCGGACGGTCATGGGCGCGGGCTTCCCGGGCGTCTACAACACCCACGTGCGCAATGAGCGTTACAGTCTGCAGTTCTACATGCGCCCGCCGGGGGAGGCAACCGAGGCCCGGTTGGAGCCGCACAGCAAGCCCGCGGCCAAGGTGGGCGGGACGTACCTGTTTGACAGCAACGGGCGGCTGTATGCCTTCGACTACAGCAGGCTGAAGGTGTGGGAGGCGGGGCAGTGGCATGATGACCCGGTGCTGCCACCCGATCAGTCCGTCCGCGGCGACGGCGTCACCCGGGTCGGCGACGGGCTGCTCGTCTTCAGCCGCAGCACGGTGCGCTACAACGACCAGGTGATCCTCCCGGCGCCGGCGGAGGGCGCGTACTCGCGCTACTACTACGGCAACGGACATCTGTGCTTCTACTACACGAAGCCGGGCGAGGGCGACGGACACACGTATCTGTACGCCTGCCCCTGGACGCCGCCGCTCTCCGGGCAGGCCACGCCGGTTGACCTGTCTCGGGCCCAGGTGCTGCAACTCACCTACACCGGAGAGACCCCGTTTTCGTGGGGGCAGTGGCGCGATCAGATCGTCACCTGCGCCAACACTGGCGGGTTCTACATGTTCGACGGCGCATGGCATGTGTTGCGCCAGCCGGACAAGCGCGTAAGCTACCAGATCTACACGATGGTGAACTGGGGCGACCGCTTGCTCATGGGGCAGTACCCTTCGGGCAACCTGTTTGCGTATGACGGCAGCACGATCGCGCCCCTGAAGGACTGGCCGCCGGTGATGCCGGGCGTGTCGGGCGGCGCGCGCGAGTGTCAGGCGGCGGCGATCTACCGGGGCGAGTTGTACGTCGGCGTGTGGCCGTGGGCCGAGGTGTGGCGGTACGACCGGGACGCCGGGCAGTGGCGCCTCGCGGGACGGTGCTTCACCCGACCGCCGATCACCGACAAGTTCCAGCACCCCTACGAAGAGGACATCCGGGCCTACAACGAGGCGAACAAGGCCAACATCGTCTTCAACGACTGGGGCCAGCGGGCCACGAGCATGACCGCCGTGGGTGACGCCTTCTACATCGGCACCTCGGCCAAGGGGCCGTTCAACCGCAACGACAAGCTCGCGTTCTTGACCGACGAGGTCTTTGCGGAGTACGGTCGCGTCCTGAAGCTGACGCTGCCGGGGAACCTGTCAGTCAACTTGACGAACGCCAACGTGCTGATGGACCTGCGGTTCGTGGTCACGCGGCGCGCCCTGCGCGTCTTCCGCGACGGGAAGCTACTGGCCGAGCAGACGCTCTCACCGGAGTTCACGGCACCGGTCGAGCCCGCGCGGATCGTCTGGCGGGAGGGCGTCTTTGGGCCACTGCAGGGATCGGTACGGCAACTGAGGGCCAGTGTGCCCGTCGGGAGGCAGTGAACCATGGAACTACGCCTTGAGCAGCGCGCGGCTACCACGATCATCGGCGTGGCGATCGTGGGCAACCCGAAAGCGACGGACTTCCATGACTTCTGGGCCAATCAGTTCATGCCGCGCGAGGCGGAACTCAAGCCGCTGAGCCTCGACGGCGCGTACTACGAGGCGTTCTTCTGCGCCGGCGACCCCGAGCACGTGGAGATGGTGGCGGGGATGGCCGTGGCCCCGGATGCCACGCCGCCGGCAGGGCTCGTCAAGCGCGAACTGGCAGCGACGACGTACGCGGTCTTCGACTGCACCGTGGGCACCATCGGGGCGACGTGGGCGACCATCGAGCAGTGGCTCAGCGAGTCGGAGTATGAGTACGACCGCGAGCAGCAGGGGGACTTCGAGTACTACCCACCGGACACGAAGGATCAAGACTCGCCGGTGCAGATATACGTGCCAGTGAAAGCGAGATAGCTCAGGAGGCTCACCATGGACGTGAAGAAGACGACCTTTGCCGTGTTCTTTGGCAACCGAGGGTTCTTCCCCGGATCGCTGATGGCTTCGGCCCGGGAGGAGCTGCAGAAGGTCCTGACCAAGCTCGGGCATGAGGTCCTGATGCTGGATGCCGGGGCCACCCGCCATGGCGCGGTCGAGACCCCCCGCGAGGGCGAGACATACGCCAACTTCCTGCGCAAGCACCGCGGCAAGTACGGCG
This window encodes:
- a CDS encoding class II fructose-bisphosphate aldolase produces the protein MIEPSCRQLVRRAWEIGTAIPSFNIPHLPMMAPVVRALRETDTMGLVAVARVEWKRFAAGSPGAIYEEYERVKDERFTRLHLDHIPVIDEDDEQVDYLPLLADALELGYDSVMVDGSRLPLEGNIAATRAVVELAWQSGAAVEAELGAVFGHEAGPPPPYEELYASGRGFTAVEEARRFVAETEVDWLSVAIGNIHGAVSGAAKSEKKVQARLNLEHLARLREAAGVPLVLHGGSGIQRECVLAGIEAGIAKINIGTNIRQPYEAALPQSVEAAQQAVYETVVALVTEELRVAGSATHLEVHGERS
- a CDS encoding GyrI-like domain-containing protein, yielding MELRLEQRAATTIIGVAIVGNPKATDFHDFWANQFMPREAELKPLSLDGAYYEAFFCAGDPEHVEMVAGMAVAPDATPPAGLVKRELAATTYAVFDCTVGTIGATWATIEQWLSESEYEYDREQQGDFEYYPPDTKDQDSPVQIYVPVKAR